In Elusimicrobiota bacterium, a single genomic region encodes these proteins:
- a CDS encoding cob(I)yrinic acid a,c-diamide adenosyltransferase, with amino-acid sequence MKIYTKTGDKGETGLWGGGRVPKHNSRVAAYGEVDELNSCLGMALAHLGADQGAAELRRSLSRIQEELFVVGALLATPPDRLGKLSAPFDRGIPPDASQRLESEIDAMTAELAPLDKFILPGGSPAGASLHLARAVCRRAERSATLLASSESLPEGILVYLNRLSDYLFTAARWANKKAGQSETVWQGL; translated from the coding sequence GTGAAAATCTATACAAAAACAGGCGACAAGGGCGAGACCGGGCTGTGGGGCGGGGGCCGCGTGCCCAAGCACAACTCCCGGGTCGCGGCCTACGGCGAAGTTGATGAGCTAAACTCCTGTCTCGGCATGGCCCTCGCCCATTTAGGCGCGGACCAAGGCGCGGCGGAGCTCCGCCGCAGCCTATCCCGCATTCAAGAGGAGCTTTTCGTGGTGGGAGCGCTCCTGGCCACGCCCCCGGACCGCCTGGGCAAGCTCTCCGCTCCGTTCGACCGGGGAATCCCGCCCGACGCGAGCCAGCGCCTGGAAAGCGAGATAGACGCCATGACGGCGGAACTCGCTCCTCTGGACAAGTTCATACTCCCCGGAGGCTCGCCTGCGGGCGCGTCTTTGCATTTGGCGAGGGCCGTCTGCCGCCGGGCGGAGCGAAGCGCCACCTTGCTCGCCTCGTCGGAAAGCCTTCCCGAGGGCATTCTCGTGTACCTCAACCGGCTTTCCGATTATCTCTTCACGGCCGCGCGCTGGGCCAACAAAAAAGCCGGACAGTCGGAGACTGTCTGGCAGGGACTGTGA